A window of Candidatus Zixiibacteriota bacterium genomic DNA:
CGAACGGATCCGCCGCTTGCGCAGCGCCAATTCCGGCTTGAGCAGTTCCAGTTGCAGGCGCACCGGGCGCAGCTCATCGAGATTGAGAAACTCGATGTCCTCGTATGCCTTGATGTACGCCTGTGAGTCGTCCCACCAACGATCATGCGGCTTGTGGTTTTCTGTCATACTCGTTCGTGCTCCCTGGCGGTGTCTGTTCCAAAACGAAGTCTGATACAAAGCCCTGTCAGGCACAGAAACAAGAAAACCGGCGGGGCGGTCGCGCCTCACCGGTCGGATAGGTACGGCAGTAATCTTACCGCAGCAACGTCATCTTCCGCGTCATGACCTGCTCGCCCGCCTGCAAGCGATAGAAGTACACGCCGGAGGCGGCACGTCTGCCCCGGTCATCCTCGCCGCTCCAGTAAACCGAGTGACGCCCCGGATCGCAGGGCTTGTCCATCAGCCGCGTGACATGCCGTCCGAGGATATCATAGACATCCACGCGCGCGTCGCACGCCACCGGCAGCGAGAAGCGGATGACGGTGGAGGCGTTGAAGGGGTTGGGGTAGTTTGGGGAAAGCTGCCAATCGGTCGGAGCGTGCTCGACACGTGCCAATTCGCCATACCGGACGCAATCGTACCCCGTAACGACGTCCCCATGGGATGTCAAACCGCTAAACCCAATCGGCAGAGTCAAACCGACGTTCGGCGTGCCGAGGGTTGAAAGCATCGCCTCGCGCGCGAAATACAATATTAGATCTGTGTGGCCATCGGCCTCAGGCGGATGGCACGGGCACCGGTCGGCATCGATCGTGGATGCGTTCGTCGCCACATCGTCGTACTCCCAATGCAGCGCGGCGATATCGCCTTGTCTGAAAGATTCCGGCCGAAACTGCGCCACGTCGATGCTTGGCGAGCCAAGAACCGCAACCCTGACTTCGCCAGTGTCCGACTTGGCATTGAGCGCTCCAGGGCATTGGCCCGGTTCAATGTCGAACTGTACAATGAGCAGCGGGCGATTCACATCGGGAGAAAACCCGTCGGATCGCAGGCGCACAACCTTTGGCAACGGCACGACACACTCGCCGACGACCCCGAACTCATCATGAACCGTAATGCGCACCGTGGTGTCTGCGGGGGTCAGGAATGATCCGGCGGGCGGATCCTGCTCCTTGCGGAGTATGCCATCGACGGCGCATGCCGTAACCTCACGCGCATAATCCGGCACGACCGGCGCGTCGCCGTAGCGGACGAAGAGATACATCGGGGACGGGCAATCGATATGCAGCGGTGTGCGTTGAACGATGCGAACATGGGCTGTGCAGGTGTCCTCGAGCGGACGGTCGCTGACCACGAGCTGAACATCATACTCGCCGGGTCCGCGCCAGCGCCGGTCGATAACTCGGAGTGAGAGATTGTCTCCGTCGGGATCGTAACTGCCCCCGTCGACAAGTTTCGGCTCCATGAACACAGTACAGGCGGAATCCAATTCGATGGTCGTGTCCCGACAGACGGCAACGGGCCGTGTGTTGTCCCGGACATCGACAGTCGCCGGACACGTGTCGGACAATTCCCCATCGGACACGATTAGCACGACATCGTGAATTCCCTCCGCCAACCATCCGTCGGGCACGACGGCCAGGCTCACTCGGTCTCCGTCGGGATCATACGAGCCGTCGTTCACTCTCGAAGCAAATACTCGCGTACCGCCGGATGTGTCACTGCGAATGATCACATCGTGGCATTGCGCGACAGGGCGACGGTTATCCAGGACCGTCAACTGAGATTGACAACTGTCATTGAGCACACCATCTGAGACAACAAGAGTGACTTGGTGTTCACCCGGTTCCCAAGCCCCGTGAGGAATCAACCAATAGCCGATCGGATCGCCATCGGGATCAAACGATCGACTGCCAATCACCGCGGCGCTGACTTGCACCGTCGGCATGGCCCCCGTCCCTATGGTGGTATCATGACAGACGGCAATAGGAGGCAGATTCGGGCGCATCGCACCGACGGTGACCATGCCGGGCTGAAACCGCGGGAAAAGCAGGCCCCGAATATTCGCCGGGGCGAGCGGAACAAATGAGAATTTATTCGCGGGCGCAACACAGCACGTGTCGATCTTGAAGCGGCCAGTGACCTCGGTGACATCAAAGTGCAACAGAATCGACGGCTCACCCGACTGATCGTTGCCCTCCGGCAGCGGATTGCCGCTTGCCACGATCCCGACCCACATGAAGGCATCAGGGCTCTCGAAGAACCCCGGCTGACTTGTTGATCCTGATTGCTCTGACCAAGCGTAAGACTCCGGGCAGATTCCCTGACCTGTGTATCCGACTGGTCCACGCGGCTCCCCATAGTAGTAAAGCCCCCCAAACTCCATCAGTCCGGACAGTATCACACGCCCCTGAGAGACGACTTCGAACCGCTCGCGGATGAACGATCCTTCTTCAATCGATCGGATCTCAAGCGGCACCACGACTCCCAAAAGCGGTTCATCATTACTCAGATACACCCCGACCCTGACATCCGTGGCCCCCGGCTCGACGTGCTTCGATTCGACGATGACGGAGTTCTCCGCCCCGGCGGGACCGGCGATCAACAGCAGCAGGGCTGCGGCCATTCGGACGACCTGTCGATTCGGGTCCGCTTTCATCTCGATACCCCTCCCCCGGTTCTTGTCCCTATCCAGGAACACATACAAATAAGGCGCCCCGCTATTCCCGGAAAGGATATTCAAAGTAAAACGCCGGCGGCACGCAGCGGCTGTCAAAACGTTGGGCGCGGCCGCATAAAGAAACCGGGGTGGGATCGCTTGATCCCACCCCGGTTTGGTATGGCTTGGTTCCACCGACTACGGACAACTGGTCGGGTACGGCGTACACAGACACGGATCGCAGATCCGATTCGGGTCGCCGTTGCGGAACGCGATGTCGACGAGCAGCACGACGTCGAAGACGTTCACCGTTCCGTCACAGTTCGCATCTTCGCACGGCACCGCCACTGACGGCACGCAGTTCGGGAAGAATGCGGATGCGCCGGCACGGAACGCCACATCGACCGCCTTGACGACATCGAAGACGTTGATGACGCCGTTGCAATCGGCACAGTCACCGTGGCACGAGCAGTCGCATGCGATGAAGCAGATCGGCAGCCCGTTGCAGGTCTGGTAC
This region includes:
- a CDS encoding T9SS type A sorting domain-containing protein; this encodes MKADPNRQVVRMAAALLLLIAGPAGAENSVIVESKHVEPGATDVRVGVYLSNDEPLLGVVVPLEIRSIEEGSFIRERFEVVSQGRVILSGLMEFGGLYYYGEPRGPVGYTGQGICPESYAWSEQSGSTSQPGFFESPDAFMWVGIVASGNPLPEGNDQSGEPSILLHFDVTEVTGRFKIDTCCVAPANKFSFVPLAPANIRGLLFPRFQPGMVTVGAMRPNLPPIAVCHDTTIGTGAMPTVQVSAAVIGSRSFDPDGDPIGYWLIPHGAWEPGEHQVTLVVSDGVLNDSCQSQLTVLDNRRPVAQCHDVIIRSDTSGGTRVFASRVNDGSYDPDGDRVSLAVVPDGWLAEGIHDVVLIVSDGELSDTCPATVDVRDNTRPVAVCRDTTIELDSACTVFMEPKLVDGGSYDPDGDNLSLRVIDRRWRGPGEYDVQLVVSDRPLEDTCTAHVRIVQRTPLHIDCPSPMYLFVRYGDAPVVPDYAREVTACAVDGILRKEQDPPAGSFLTPADTTVRITVHDEFGVVGECVVPLPKVVRLRSDGFSPDVNRPLLIVQFDIEPGQCPGALNAKSDTGEVRVAVLGSPSIDVAQFRPESFRQGDIAALHWEYDDVATNASTIDADRCPCHPPEADGHTDLILYFAREAMLSTLGTPNVGLTLPIGFSGLTSHGDVVTGYDCVRYGELARVEHAPTDWQLSPNYPNPFNASTVIRFSLPVACDARVDVYDILGRHVTRLMDKPCDPGRHSVYWSGEDDRGRRAASGVYFYRLQAGEQVMTRKMTLLR